The following proteins are co-located in the Leptospira weilii genome:
- the recD gene encoding exodeoxyribonuclease V subunit alpha, whose protein sequence is MEESFSHFIEKLKADILDLDKSWAKKKGPEKNSDCLLEILNSIWSSMEEGSLCVPVKKEWRDVLKLKPPGLVVDKFENKEWVYFEKTYRSKTDLENLLKERIQNNVPPKVDRRRAEEILKNLESKSFPLKEAQAKAIFSCLNSSFHIVSGGPGTGKTTVVAFLLEILNQLGQLPSSEEIALVAPTGRAAQRLTESIQENLKKISETEKSNFLRGQTIHGLLSYKSSLGGFYYNRERYLPHRLIIVDEVSMADLNLMLSLWNAIPRNPKKDIRFILIGDPHQLPSVEKGAVLSDFLSVLESKKANFVSRLEESNRQKSKGKANVSKIVVLAEEILRYSPENLNLGTKIDDSFPKTQTIGENSKYESEVVWLQNSANKVSDRLSRDEVIEKLWTEIFHPRISEIGTWKVKDPFGLNEPGIVLKFQEELKRFRCLTVFRSGYWGVEAIQTKIMNLAAQDLFHRKGQNPDFFAKRLSKRLYFIGLPILITQNDKNRKLFNGDIGIVLRMESTGELRAVFPIEGKLFPFALDTLPKHEPAFVMSIHKSQGSEYDTILIYIPDHPESREEERFHRLLNRQILYTGITRAKNQVILAGNPKTWEIGIANSQKRDTGFKI, encoded by the coding sequence ATGGAAGAGTCCTTTTCCCATTTTATCGAAAAACTCAAAGCGGATATTTTAGACCTGGACAAATCCTGGGCCAAAAAAAAAGGTCCCGAAAAAAATTCGGATTGTTTATTAGAAATTCTGAATTCGATTTGGAGTTCCATGGAGGAGGGAAGTTTATGCGTTCCCGTCAAAAAGGAATGGAGGGACGTTTTAAAATTAAAACCTCCCGGTCTAGTCGTGGACAAATTCGAAAACAAGGAATGGGTTTACTTCGAAAAAACGTACCGATCCAAAACCGATCTGGAAAATCTTCTAAAGGAAAGGATTCAAAACAACGTTCCGCCAAAAGTCGACCGGCGCCGTGCCGAGGAAATTCTAAAAAATCTGGAATCAAAAAGTTTTCCATTGAAAGAAGCGCAGGCGAAGGCGATTTTTTCCTGTCTCAATTCTTCTTTTCACATCGTCAGCGGAGGTCCGGGAACCGGAAAAACGACGGTCGTCGCGTTTCTATTAGAGATTTTGAATCAACTCGGACAACTTCCTTCTTCGGAAGAAATCGCGCTCGTGGCACCTACTGGAAGAGCCGCGCAGAGATTAACGGAATCGATTCAGGAAAACCTTAAAAAAATCTCCGAAACGGAAAAATCCAATTTCTTACGGGGGCAAACGATCCACGGACTCCTCTCCTACAAATCGTCGTTAGGCGGATTTTATTACAATCGGGAAAGATACCTTCCGCATCGACTGATCATTGTGGACGAAGTCTCGATGGCCGATTTGAATCTGATGCTTTCCTTATGGAACGCGATCCCTCGCAATCCAAAAAAAGACATCCGATTCATACTGATCGGAGATCCACATCAGCTTCCTTCTGTGGAAAAGGGCGCGGTGTTAAGCGACTTTCTATCCGTACTAGAATCGAAAAAAGCGAACTTCGTTTCCAGACTCGAGGAAAGCAATCGTCAGAAATCTAAGGGGAAAGCAAACGTTTCGAAGATCGTTGTTCTTGCGGAAGAAATCCTCAGATATTCCCCCGAAAATCTAAATCTCGGAACAAAGATCGACGATTCTTTTCCGAAAACACAAACGATCGGAGAAAATTCAAAATACGAAAGCGAAGTTGTGTGGCTGCAAAATTCCGCAAATAAAGTTTCGGATCGCTTATCAAGGGACGAAGTCATTGAAAAACTTTGGACCGAAATTTTTCATCCCAGGATTTCCGAAATCGGAACTTGGAAGGTCAAGGATCCTTTCGGTTTAAATGAACCCGGGATTGTTTTAAAATTTCAGGAGGAACTGAAAAGATTCCGTTGTCTCACCGTTTTTAGAAGCGGTTATTGGGGAGTGGAAGCGATTCAAACGAAAATCATGAATCTGGCCGCGCAGGATCTTTTTCATAGAAAAGGCCAAAACCCGGATTTCTTCGCAAAACGCCTTTCCAAACGTCTTTACTTTATAGGGCTTCCCATCTTAATCACGCAGAACGATAAAAACAGAAAACTTTTCAACGGCGACATCGGAATCGTTTTAAGAATGGAATCGACCGGAGAACTCAGAGCGGTTTTTCCGATCGAAGGGAAATTATTTCCTTTCGCGTTAGACACTCTTCCGAAACACGAACCCGCGTTCGTGATGAGCATTCACAAAAGTCAGGGATCCGAATATGATACGATTCTAATATATATTCCGGACCATCCGGAATCTCGGGAAGAGGAACGATTTCACAGACTTCTCAACCGTCAGATTTTATACACGGGAATCACAAGAGCCAAAAACCAAGTAATCCTTGCGGGCAACCCGAAGACCTGGGAAATCGGAATCGCCAATTCTCAGAAGAGAGACACCGGTTTTAAGATTTAG
- a CDS encoding UvrD-helicase domain-containing protein, translating into MNVRRVYELKSSFIEASAGTGKTYTIMEIVKDLIGEYGIPLTQILILTYTEKAAGELKERLRKKLIASDFTKEARELDQVTISTIHGFCNMILQEYPVETETHSKWILTDSKERLNSALHRLQHEEWNSWVNNPEELETFLSLSGYISQKENILIAGSKLLSGKKYPYSNETTPMNAETFRQKTALIAAEMVAREFKTSEWMSYDQMILQTRDSLKNPHLCKALQSRYKVGILDEFQDTDSAQYEIFARLFLEPDDKTEQRAPYLIGDPKQSIYGFRGADIGTYLRAKKELKSHKAQEISLNVNYRSVPELIRAYNEIFGGKTGEQSFFPIVERSFESTPIEYSEVSAPEKDPKILLSDKHREGPIQIVRFIGKDTWKTDDAKNAWGQFIGEEILKLTRSENPFSYQVLEESNEEIHFAEKKLSFREIAILVKSKAEGKLAEQSLKLRGIPCSFYKQEGIYQSPESYQISNIFECLLDPNKPSSYRKLLLGDLFQIHPDHLAAFDEHSIESYEKTTLDRWKTLAIDRKFPELFRSIEEDSRIFLTENETDIDWERKKTNYGQIFRKLLQFQIANQADLEEILEELKLLQTESKSEQEPPLFEKETEKDAVQILTLHSSKGLEWPVVFLFHLSGNFVPEVYDYPVVGKDEERSWKLSLWDDEEEKKISKEEYSYQSLNENKRLLYVGITRPKVRLYLPFYTPANHKKTRDSAYYKILYPRLRHILENGPDPNLFHPIVWAPTSFDQTDPNIRNRTRIPEVRLTPLLHRESEPSKTIRLHSYSSLKTRAKTSESEPLSTLEEAEYFKSDDAEGTEIEDALPSSAATGSFLHALLEELDFSFFKTETPKEVLKNQKVLSRMDFHLNYFRFSKENKKNTLSEKETYQKRTAEILWNSLNARIPLQDKTLFSLVDLGKENRISEMDFHLNLDPAGKGPGNFLKGSIDLVFEIENKFYIADYKSNLLEDYSPLSLQRNVENTESRYDLQRDIYAMVLYEYLKNLFGPKDAFQKIGGVYYFFLRGMKHGENSGIYSDFHWNPDRMETIHKTVLELTALRRLEDL; encoded by the coding sequence ATGAACGTTAGACGTGTTTATGAGCTTAAATCCAGCTTTATCGAAGCGTCCGCAGGCACTGGAAAAACGTATACGATCATGGAAATCGTAAAAGATCTGATCGGCGAATACGGGATTCCTTTGACTCAAATTCTGATTTTAACCTATACGGAAAAAGCGGCGGGAGAGCTCAAAGAAAGACTTCGAAAAAAACTCATCGCCTCCGATTTTACGAAAGAAGCGAGAGAGCTCGATCAGGTTACGATTTCCACCATACACGGTTTTTGTAATATGATTCTGCAGGAATATCCGGTGGAAACAGAAACACATTCCAAGTGGATCTTAACCGATTCGAAAGAAAGACTGAACTCGGCTTTGCATAGGCTTCAACACGAAGAATGGAACTCTTGGGTGAACAATCCGGAAGAGCTCGAAACCTTTCTTTCCTTATCCGGATATATATCACAAAAAGAGAATATTCTCATCGCCGGTTCCAAACTTTTAAGCGGAAAAAAATATCCGTATTCCAACGAAACGACTCCGATGAACGCGGAAACGTTCCGTCAAAAAACGGCATTGATCGCGGCGGAAATGGTCGCGCGAGAATTTAAAACGTCCGAATGGATGAGTTACGACCAGATGATTTTGCAAACAAGGGACTCTCTAAAAAATCCTCACCTTTGCAAGGCTCTTCAAAGCAGATATAAAGTCGGAATTCTAGACGAATTCCAGGATACGGATTCGGCTCAATACGAAATTTTCGCCAGACTCTTTTTGGAACCGGACGACAAAACGGAACAAAGAGCTCCTTATCTCATCGGAGATCCTAAACAGTCGATTTACGGGTTCAGAGGAGCGGATATCGGAACCTATCTTCGAGCGAAGAAGGAATTGAAAAGTCATAAGGCTCAAGAAATTTCGTTGAACGTCAATTATAGGTCCGTTCCCGAGTTGATTCGCGCTTATAACGAGATATTCGGCGGTAAAACCGGAGAACAAAGTTTTTTTCCGATCGTAGAGCGAAGCTTCGAGTCGACTCCGATCGAATACTCGGAAGTTTCTGCTCCCGAAAAAGATCCGAAGATTTTATTAAGCGACAAACATAGGGAAGGCCCGATTCAAATCGTGCGTTTTATCGGAAAGGATACCTGGAAAACGGACGATGCAAAAAACGCTTGGGGGCAGTTCATCGGGGAAGAAATCCTGAAACTTACTCGAAGTGAGAATCCGTTTTCGTATCAAGTTTTAGAAGAATCCAACGAAGAAATTCATTTTGCGGAAAAAAAACTGAGCTTTAGAGAAATTGCGATTCTCGTTAAGAGTAAAGCGGAAGGAAAACTTGCGGAACAATCTTTAAAACTCAGAGGGATTCCTTGTTCGTTTTATAAACAAGAGGGGATCTATCAGTCTCCCGAATCGTATCAGATTTCCAATATATTCGAATGTCTTTTGGATCCGAATAAACCCTCCTCCTATCGAAAACTTTTATTGGGCGATCTGTTTCAAATCCATCCCGATCATCTCGCCGCATTTGACGAACATTCGATAGAATCCTACGAAAAAACCACTTTAGACCGTTGGAAAACCCTTGCGATCGATCGTAAATTTCCCGAACTGTTCCGTTCCATTGAGGAAGACAGCAGAATATTCCTAACCGAAAACGAAACGGATATAGATTGGGAGAGGAAAAAAACGAACTACGGACAAATCTTCCGCAAATTGCTTCAGTTCCAAATCGCCAATCAGGCCGACTTGGAAGAAATATTAGAAGAATTGAAACTACTTCAGACCGAGTCAAAAAGCGAACAAGAGCCTCCCCTATTCGAAAAAGAAACCGAAAAAGACGCCGTTCAAATTCTCACTTTACACTCTTCCAAAGGTTTGGAATGGCCCGTCGTTTTTCTGTTCCATCTCTCCGGCAATTTCGTTCCGGAGGTTTACGATTATCCGGTTGTCGGAAAAGACGAAGAAAGGTCCTGGAAGTTAAGTCTTTGGGACGACGAAGAAGAAAAGAAAATTAGCAAAGAAGAATATTCTTATCAATCTCTGAACGAAAACAAAAGGCTTTTGTACGTCGGGATCACTCGCCCCAAAGTCAGGCTATATCTCCCCTTCTACACTCCCGCGAACCACAAAAAGACGAGAGATTCCGCATATTATAAAATCCTATATCCTAGATTACGGCATATCCTGGAAAACGGACCGGATCCGAATTTGTTTCATCCAATCGTTTGGGCTCCTACTTCTTTCGATCAAACAGATCCGAATATACGAAATCGAACTCGGATTCCCGAAGTCCGTTTAACACCTCTGCTCCATCGCGAGTCCGAACCTTCCAAGACGATTCGTTTACACAGTTACTCTTCCTTGAAAACCAGGGCCAAAACTTCGGAAAGCGAACCTCTTTCCACTTTGGAAGAAGCGGAATATTTCAAATCCGATGACGCGGAAGGCACAGAAATCGAAGACGCACTTCCTTCGTCGGCCGCAACCGGCTCTTTTTTACATGCCCTTTTGGAAGAACTGGATTTCTCTTTTTTTAAGACCGAAACACCGAAGGAAGTTTTAAAGAATCAGAAAGTTCTTTCTAGAATGGATTTCCATTTAAATTATTTTAGATTCTCAAAAGAAAATAAAAAGAATACCCTTTCGGAAAAAGAAACCTATCAAAAAAGAACCGCAGAGATCCTTTGGAATTCCTTAAATGCAAGGATTCCTCTGCAGGACAAAACCTTGTTCAGCCTTGTAGATCTCGGTAAAGAAAATAGAATTTCGGAGATGGATTTTCATTTGAACCTGGACCCAGCGGGCAAAGGTCCTGGTAACTTTTTAAAAGGTTCCATCGATTTGGTCTTTGAGATCGAAAACAAATTCTATATCGCCGATTACAAATCGAACCTGCTCGAAGACTATTCTCCCCTTTCGCTACAACGGAATGTGGAAAACACGGAGAGTCGATACGATCTACAAAGAGATATCTACGCGATGGTACTTTACGAATATCTAAAGAACCTATTTGGACCGAAAGACGCTTTTCAAAAGATCGGAGGAGTATATTACTTTTTCCTAAGAGGAATGAAACACGGGGAGAACTCCGGAATTTATTCGGACTTTCATTGGAATCCGGACAGAATGGAAACAATCCATAAAACCGTTCTGGAACTGACCGCTCTTCGCCGGTTGGAGGATCTTTGA
- a CDS encoding exodeoxyribonuclease V subunit gamma — MSITHITSLSLEDMAVELSRNILEERKSFPLHSPVIVVPSTNMKLWLNLNLSRFSGLSANLRFLFLEKALEEYFHLRANLDYDPFQRAFPSREATQRKILTFLIENANSKETIFLRSFLKNIARAFSLSARLTSLYKDYELNRSSWIQSWAKEKGIDIPMISRRPSPFPQEDEYYRFQKVLYQKVFLNSEEPNTLVQFFLKEIRKDKTHSPRNFPSLHLFCLSNLADTYLGILESLSQKDKLPIYLYQFHTGYVSNANNSLGPERWSNPQAHIASRTASVPGIIFKNLESSHTYPKKLATLRNILKGNRDRDNPQDLSQDASVRFWNAPSPYREMESVANDILYKMNQDRRSTYLDFAILVTDMRAYRPAVEWVFDGGILLQTKADADPIRKKIPYSLTDIKANEASLLYRGLMNFWEICSGNSIEKSSLLKLLRNPLLHRRIRSDSENVSILEKLIETSGIRYEESGREKDSFQISNGLKRIRLSSILSQDTAWTKYKIAPIPLESDESSSHLTIFWETVLKAKSDILSFSEGKTIRWTSDYLKIVRASLEELFEFPEYEQEEKLFQNWLESLLEWEGIRLQSKEEGIALLKFITEQIFDQIPYRKGAYLTGGVTISLLQPMRPLPFKHIYILGLGEGKFPGSNDRSQLNLRKDFREEWDISHREIQESLLWETIHSAKESLTLSYVGKNLQEDKTFEPCSHLFEIMESLQVKEAVKLPLHSYSIKYKHTPEELRQGLVSYDFGRIWVNGNRNDHTILDRFQNPKELAKTSSAPPLSGIDIKELSQFLSDPLDTYLKRKLGMYLEEEESRDYEKEIFDLDPIAETSILKKVHALMVPDLVSKEPWSWDREKISQVISPILEMERSSAKFPKSVFGKIQETDLVRYLVTTSGNLSEWKPIFQGGTYYPYLSLGDTGLPDSVCKKMPELKVPLESGHFSIKGEWEHIIEKDGNLYWLFSKSLEEKPSEDYFGYKDYWKTMSFPFLTGVAFASSNENFKVYSFKPRPSEEPKKKNTLTLEYRIESPSIGIEYLAKILTEYLKEEPVFFPRKAFLNYYVKNIQGDSKNKTPVDVFEDESAWIRFLKEELNEVRDGLSSLVKLYPKTPNLILRSQIRWAKNFYKPFLDWKKNDL; from the coding sequence TTGTCAATCACTCACATCACAAGTCTATCGCTCGAAGACATGGCCGTCGAACTCTCTCGGAATATCCTCGAAGAAAGAAAAAGTTTTCCTTTGCATTCGCCCGTTATCGTAGTCCCGAGCACGAACATGAAACTTTGGCTGAACCTGAATCTTTCTCGATTCTCCGGACTTTCCGCAAATCTTCGATTCCTTTTTCTCGAAAAAGCCCTTGAAGAATACTTTCACCTCAGAGCAAACCTGGACTACGATCCATTCCAACGCGCGTTCCCGAGCCGGGAGGCAACCCAAAGAAAAATTCTTACCTTTCTGATCGAAAACGCAAACTCGAAAGAAACAATATTCTTACGCTCATTTCTGAAGAATATTGCGCGAGCTTTTTCTTTGAGCGCAAGGCTGACTTCGCTTTATAAAGATTACGAATTAAACCGATCCTCTTGGATTCAAAGTTGGGCAAAGGAAAAGGGAATCGACATTCCGATGATCTCCCGCAGACCCTCTCCGTTTCCCCAAGAAGACGAGTACTACCGTTTTCAAAAGGTACTGTATCAAAAAGTTTTTTTGAATTCCGAAGAACCGAATACTCTCGTCCAGTTTTTCCTCAAAGAAATACGGAAAGACAAAACGCATTCCCCTCGTAATTTTCCTTCCCTACATCTTTTTTGTTTGTCCAATCTCGCAGACACGTATCTTGGAATTTTAGAATCCCTTTCTCAAAAAGATAAACTTCCGATCTATCTCTATCAATTTCATACGGGTTACGTTTCAAACGCGAATAACTCTCTCGGACCGGAAAGATGGTCCAATCCCCAGGCTCATATCGCTTCTAGAACCGCTTCCGTTCCCGGAATCATTTTTAAAAATCTGGAAAGTTCCCATACGTATCCGAAAAAACTCGCAACTCTTCGAAACATTCTGAAAGGGAATCGAGATAGAGATAACCCTCAAGATCTTTCGCAAGACGCCTCGGTTCGATTCTGGAACGCTCCTTCTCCGTATCGGGAAATGGAATCGGTGGCGAACGATATTCTCTATAAAATGAATCAAGATCGTCGATCGACCTATTTGGATTTTGCGATTCTCGTTACGGATATGCGGGCCTATCGCCCAGCCGTCGAATGGGTGTTTGACGGCGGAATTCTTTTACAAACCAAAGCGGATGCGGACCCGATTCGAAAAAAAATTCCTTATTCTTTGACAGATATTAAGGCGAACGAAGCTTCTTTACTTTATAGAGGCTTGATGAACTTTTGGGAAATCTGCTCCGGAAACTCCATCGAAAAAAGCAGCCTACTCAAACTTCTTCGAAACCCTCTTTTACACAGAAGAATTCGGAGCGATTCGGAAAATGTTTCGATCCTCGAAAAACTGATCGAAACATCCGGAATTCGGTACGAAGAATCCGGAAGAGAGAAAGATTCATTCCAAATTTCTAATGGACTTAAAAGAATCCGTCTTTCCTCGATTTTATCTCAGGATACCGCTTGGACAAAATACAAAATCGCTCCGATTCCCCTCGAATCAGACGAAAGCTCTTCCCATCTCACTATTTTTTGGGAAACCGTTCTCAAAGCGAAAAGCGACATTCTTTCTTTCTCCGAAGGGAAAACGATCCGTTGGACCTCCGATTATCTCAAGATCGTTCGAGCTTCTTTGGAAGAACTTTTCGAATTTCCGGAATACGAACAAGAAGAGAAGCTCTTTCAAAATTGGCTGGAATCTCTTTTAGAGTGGGAAGGAATTCGATTACAAAGTAAGGAGGAAGGAATCGCTCTTCTGAAATTTATTACAGAACAGATCTTCGATCAGATACCGTATCGTAAGGGAGCGTATCTCACGGGAGGAGTTACGATTTCGCTCCTGCAACCGATGCGTCCGCTTCCTTTCAAACATATTTATATCCTAGGTTTAGGAGAAGGAAAATTTCCCGGCTCCAACGACCGTTCCCAACTAAATCTCAGGAAAGATTTCCGGGAAGAATGGGATATCTCTCACAGAGAAATCCAAGAATCCCTTTTATGGGAAACCATTCATTCGGCAAAAGAATCCCTCACATTGAGTTATGTCGGAAAAAATCTACAGGAAGATAAAACCTTCGAACCTTGTTCCCATCTTTTCGAAATCATGGAATCTCTGCAAGTTAAGGAAGCGGTCAAACTTCCGCTACATTCGTATAGTATAAAATACAAACATACCCCCGAAGAATTGAGACAAGGTCTCGTGAGCTACGACTTCGGGAGGATATGGGTGAATGGAAATCGAAACGATCATACTATTCTTGATCGTTTCCAAAACCCGAAGGAACTTGCCAAAACGAGCTCCGCGCCTCCTCTCTCTGGAATCGACATAAAGGAACTCTCTCAATTTTTAAGCGACCCATTGGATACTTATCTTAAAAGAAAACTGGGGATGTATCTTGAGGAAGAGGAAAGCCGTGATTACGAAAAGGAAATCTTCGACTTGGATCCGATCGCGGAAACTTCCATATTAAAAAAAGTGCATGCTTTGATGGTGCCGGACTTGGTTTCTAAAGAACCTTGGAGCTGGGACCGGGAAAAAATTTCCCAAGTGATTTCTCCGATTTTGGAAATGGAAAGGTCTTCGGCAAAATTTCCAAAGTCCGTATTCGGAAAGATTCAAGAAACCGATCTTGTTCGATATCTCGTAACAACAAGCGGAAACCTTTCCGAGTGGAAACCTATCTTTCAAGGTGGGACGTATTATCCTTACTTAAGCTTAGGAGATACCGGCTTACCGGATTCTGTCTGTAAAAAAATGCCGGAACTCAAAGTCCCTTTAGAATCCGGTCACTTTTCCATCAAAGGAGAATGGGAACACATCATCGAAAAAGACGGGAACTTATACTGGTTATTTTCGAAGAGTTTGGAAGAAAAACCCAGCGAGGACTATTTTGGTTACAAGGATTATTGGAAAACGATGAGTTTTCCTTTTTTAACCGGAGTTGCCTTCGCTTCTTCGAACGAAAATTTTAAGGTCTATTCTTTTAAACCTCGCCCTTCCGAAGAACCAAAAAAGAAAAACACTCTTACTCTCGAATATAGAATCGAAAGTCCGTCTATCGGAATCGAATACCTTGCAAAAATTCTAACGGAATATCTGAAAGAAGAACCTGTTTTTTTTCCTCGAAAGGCCTTCCTCAATTACTACGTAAAAAATATCCAAGGTGATTCCAAAAACAAAACACCGGTCGACGTATTCGAAGATGAGAGCGCGTGGATTCGTTTCCTGAAGGAGGAGTTAAACGAAGTCAGGGACGGATTGTCCTCTTTGGTTAAACTCTATCCAAAAACTCCGAACTTGATTCTACGATCTCAAATTCGATGGGCTAAAAACTTTTATAAACCCTTTTTAGATTGGAAGAAGAACGATCTATGA
- a CDS encoding RecQ family ATP-dependent DNA helicase produces the protein MPSLSQLSNLFGISTFRSSQEKIILDVLAGKNCLVVMPTGMGKSICYQLPSLALDGLTVVISPLIALMQDQVLKLKRLGIDAGYINSSLSKQERLRCYRDLKEGKYRILYVSPERFRKKEFIDSLKLRKVSLLAIDEAHCISQWGHDFRPDYTKIGEFREILGKPTMIALTATATLEIQKDIVLQMGLRESEIRVYNEGICRPNLFLDVRTFVDEPTKSDAILELLKKQKRSTIVYFNLIRNLEKFGEKLDVQKIPHKIYHGRLSPEQRKKVQKQFLESEDTILLATNAFGMGVDKPNIRMIIHAELPSSLEGYYQEIGRAGRDGNASDCHVFYDQDDLTVLMDFIEWQNPDESFIARTYQTMERLGEKLSSIEYDELQAMIVHKNRRDHRLQTVLNLFERHGVTSGELEKKSLKLRSPLPDVLCSSEYLERKKKTSLKRLYQMFLYLKSERCRREFVYEYFDAKWSGCDNCDVCKYRTTGVWK, from the coding sequence ATGCCTTCTCTTAGTCAGCTTAGCAACCTTTTCGGAATTTCCACATTCAGAAGTTCTCAAGAGAAAATCATTTTGGACGTTCTTGCCGGGAAGAATTGTCTTGTCGTCATGCCGACGGGAATGGGGAAGTCGATTTGTTATCAACTTCCTTCTCTCGCTTTGGATGGGTTGACCGTAGTAATTTCGCCTTTGATTGCGCTGATGCAGGACCAGGTTTTAAAATTGAAACGACTCGGAATCGACGCGGGTTATATCAACTCCTCACTTTCCAAACAGGAAAGGCTTCGGTGTTATCGGGATTTGAAAGAAGGAAAATACAGAATCTTGTATGTTTCACCGGAACGATTTCGTAAGAAAGAATTTATAGATTCGCTTAAACTTAGAAAGGTATCTCTTCTTGCGATCGACGAGGCGCATTGTATCAGTCAGTGGGGACACGATTTTAGACCGGACTATACGAAGATTGGGGAATTTCGGGAAATTCTAGGCAAACCGACGATGATCGCGTTAACCGCAACAGCGACACTTGAAATTCAAAAAGACATCGTGCTTCAAATGGGTTTGCGGGAATCGGAAATCCGAGTTTATAACGAAGGAATCTGCAGACCCAATTTGTTTCTGGACGTTCGAACTTTCGTAGATGAACCTACCAAGTCGGATGCAATTCTTGAGCTTTTGAAAAAACAAAAAAGGAGCACGATCGTTTATTTCAATCTGATTCGAAATTTGGAAAAGTTCGGAGAAAAATTGGATGTGCAAAAAATTCCGCATAAAATCTATCACGGACGATTATCCCCCGAGCAAAGAAAAAAGGTTCAGAAACAATTTTTAGAATCGGAAGATACGATTTTACTGGCGACGAATGCGTTCGGAATGGGAGTCGATAAACCGAATATACGAATGATCATACACGCGGAACTTCCTTCTTCTTTGGAAGGATATTACCAGGAAATCGGAAGAGCGGGAAGGGACGGCAACGCATCGGATTGTCACGTATTTTATGACCAAGACGATTTGACCGTATTGATGGATTTTATCGAATGGCAAAATCCGGACGAGTCTTTTATCGCTCGCACCTACCAGACAATGGAACGACTCGGAGAAAAATTGTCTTCGATCGAATACGACGAATTGCAAGCTATGATCGTTCATAAAAATCGAAGGGATCATCGGCTTCAAACCGTTCTCAATTTGTTTGAAAGACACGGAGTTACTTCGGGGGAATTGGAAAAAAAGTCGTTGAAATTAAGATCTCCGTTGCCGGATGTTCTTTGTTCCTCCGAATACTTGGAACGAAAAAAGAAAACGAGTTTGAAACGATTGTATCAAATGTTTCTTTATCTGAAATCGGAAAGATGCAGAAGAGAGTTTGTGTACGAATACTTTGATGCGAAATGGAGCGGATGCGATAACTGCGACGTCTGTAAATATCGGACAACGGGAGTATGGAAATGA
- a CDS encoding SRPBCC family protein: MSKLKTIVLTALGALVVFVLGTLAIASTKPANFRYERTLSMNAQPEKIFTLINDYHSWASWSPWEKLDPAMKKTFNGAVSGVGSVYEWEGNSEVGKGRMEIIEANSPSNIKMRLDFLSPFEAHNTTEFSLIVKNGMTHVTWAMYGSNALISKAMGLFCDMDQMIGKDFEAGLNNIKKIVEAK; this comes from the coding sequence ATGTCGAAATTAAAAACAATCGTTTTAACGGCGCTCGGAGCACTCGTAGTTTTCGTCTTGGGTACCCTCGCGATCGCTTCCACCAAACCGGCCAACTTTCGTTACGAAAGAACGTTGAGTATGAACGCACAACCCGAAAAGATCTTTACTCTGATCAACGACTATCACAGTTGGGCCTCCTGGTCCCCTTGGGAAAAATTGGATCCCGCTATGAAAAAAACTTTTAACGGCGCCGTTTCCGGAGTTGGTTCCGTTTATGAATGGGAAGGAAATAGCGAAGTAGGAAAAGGTCGTATGGAAATCATAGAAGCGAATTCTCCCTCCAATATCAAAATGCGATTAGACTTTCTTTCCCCCTTTGAAGCGCATAACACTACCGAATTTTCCTTGATCGTAAAAAACGGCATGACTCATGTAACCTGGGCGATGTACGGTTCGAACGCACTTATTTCCAAAGCGATGGGACTTTTCTGCGACATGGATCAGATGATCGGAAAGGACTTCGAAGCCGGTTTGAACAACATCAAAAAGATCGTGGAAGCAAAATAA
- a CDS encoding SRPBCC family protein has protein sequence MKLKKERRIKMANTNQTSDDLVITRIFNAPRETVFDAWTVPKEVMKWWGPKNFTSPVCNIDFRVGGKYHFCMRALDGQEFWSAGVYKEIVRPEKIVQTDSFSDKNGNVVPASEYGIQGDWPESLLVTLIFENHQGKTKLTLRHTGIPVGEMSDMTNASWNESLDKLEAILK, from the coding sequence ATGAAATTGAAAAAAGAAAGGAGAATCAAAATGGCAAACACAAATCAAACCAGTGACGACTTAGTCATCACTCGGATTTTCAACGCACCTCGAGAAACGGTTTTCGACGCTTGGACAGTTCCGAAAGAAGTAATGAAATGGTGGGGGCCGAAAAATTTTACGTCCCCGGTTTGTAACATCGATTTTCGTGTGGGCGGCAAATACCACTTCTGTATGCGCGCGTTAGACGGCCAAGAATTCTGGTCCGCCGGTGTTTACAAAGAAATCGTAAGACCAGAAAAAATCGTTCAAACGGATAGTTTTTCAGACAAAAACGGTAATGTCGTTCCCGCCTCCGAATACGGCATTCAAGGCGATTGGCCTGAATCTCTTTTAGTAACTCTTATCTTTGAAAACCATCAGGGAAAAACGAAATTAACCTTGCGTCATACTGGTATTCCCGTCGGCGAGATGAGCGATATGACAAACGCGAGTTGGAACGAATCCCTCGATAAACTCGAAGCAATTCTAAAATAA